A window from Cryobacterium sp. SO1 encodes these proteins:
- a CDS encoding PhoH family protein, translating to MTANRTDYLNVDQSVSGVDQTERTFVLDTSVLLSDPKAIFRFAEHAVVLPVVVITELESKRNDPEIGYFARQALRYLDELRVKHERLDFAIPVGEGGSLRVELNHSNMSVLPNGLQLGDNDSRILAVAMNLANDGLAVTVVSKDLPLRVKAASIGLAADEYRHELAVDSGWTGMDEITLSAEQVNDLYDKESLQTRLVQDMPVNTGLVIHSDRGSALGRVTGRGELRLVRGDRDLFGLHGRSAEQRLAIDLLLDPEIGILSLGGRAGTGKSALALCAGLEAVLERQQHRKIMVFRPLYAVGGQELGYLPGDAQEKMGPWGQAVFDTLGALVSENVLEEVVERGILEVLPLTHIRGRSLHDAFVIVDEAQSLERNVLLTVLSRIGQNSRVVLTHDVAQRDNLRVGRFDGVASVIETLKGHPLFAHMTLTRSERSAIAALVTEMLEGNELS from the coding sequence GTGACCGCTAATCGAACCGACTACCTGAACGTGGACCAGAGCGTCTCAGGGGTCGACCAAACCGAGCGCACCTTCGTGCTGGACACCTCGGTGCTGCTCTCGGATCCCAAGGCGATCTTCCGTTTCGCCGAGCATGCCGTGGTGTTGCCGGTGGTGGTGATCACCGAACTCGAGTCCAAGCGCAACGACCCGGAGATCGGCTACTTCGCCCGGCAGGCGCTGCGCTACCTCGACGAGCTGCGGGTCAAGCACGAACGGCTCGACTTCGCCATCCCGGTGGGCGAGGGCGGCAGCCTGCGGGTGGAGCTGAACCACTCCAACATGTCGGTGCTGCCCAACGGCCTGCAACTGGGCGACAATGACTCGCGGATCCTGGCGGTGGCGATGAACCTGGCCAACGACGGGCTGGCCGTCACGGTGGTGTCCAAAGACCTGCCGCTGCGGGTCAAGGCCGCCTCGATCGGCCTGGCCGCCGACGAGTACCGGCACGAGCTGGCGGTGGACTCGGGCTGGACCGGCATGGATGAGATCACCCTGAGCGCCGAGCAGGTGAACGACCTCTACGACAAGGAGTCCCTGCAGACCCGGCTGGTGCAGGACATGCCCGTCAACACGGGCCTGGTGATCCACTCCGATCGCGGTTCAGCGCTCGGCCGGGTCACCGGCCGGGGCGAGTTGCGCCTGGTGCGGGGCGACCGGGACCTGTTCGGCCTGCACGGCCGCTCGGCCGAGCAGCGCCTGGCGATCGACCTGCTGCTCGACCCGGAGATCGGCATCCTGTCGTTGGGAGGTCGAGCGGGGACGGGGAAGTCGGCGCTCGCCCTCTGCGCGGGCCTTGAGGCCGTTCTCGAGCGTCAGCAGCACCGCAAGATCATGGTGTTCCGGCCGCTCTACGCGGTGGGCGGCCAGGAGCTCGGCTACCTGCCCGGTGACGCGCAGGAGAAGATGGGCCCGTGGGGCCAGGCGGTCTTCGACACCCTCGGCGCCCTGGTCAGCGAGAACGTGCTCGAGGAGGTCGTCGAGCGCGGCATCCTCGAGGTGCTGCCGCTCACCCACATCCGCGGCCGGAGCCTGCACGACGCCTTCGTGATCGTGGACGAGGCGCAGTCGCTGGAGCGGAACGTTTTGCTGACGGTGCTGAGCCGCATCGGGCAGAACTCCCGCGTGGTGCTCACCCACGATGTGGCGCAGCGCGACAACCTGCGGGTGGGCCGTTTCGACGGGGTCGCCTCGGTCATCGAGACCCTCAAGGGGCACCCGCTCTTCGCGCACATGACCCTGACCCGGTCGGAGCGGAGCGCCATTGCCGCCCTGGTCACGGAAATGTTGGAGGGCAACGAGCTGAGTTGA
- a CDS encoding aminotransferase class V-fold PLP-dependent enzyme, with amino-acid sequence MSRVDTPLAGYLDGFTEDPGYLDYGRIGPVSRAVVAETRGQTEILARARFGSLGHFGEQDLRMRTAVAAVLGFRTDQIVSQPNTSMGLMHAMFGLTGDVLLSPADFPSVPFAAVRAAEALHVATPLWLTVDGGENSAGAVTPGQVRDQLTPGTAAVAVSLVDSRTGFRVDLEGIRQVIGDRLLIVDAIQGFGVVDAAYEVADVVVSGGQKWVRAGWGTGFLALSDRAVERLTPVVSGFTGTDATESWDEVLPPVRAASAFRVTNGDGIAQAGFATALEEIQAVGVATIEGAVQGNVDRLINLADEYALPVVSSRDVRERAGLVVLAPPAERLTALGAALHNHGVTVTTRGGRVRLSVHAHLAGDTVDMLRGALMAYSAGATY; translated from the coding sequence GTGAGCAGGGTCGACACGCCCCTGGCCGGCTACCTGGACGGATTCACCGAAGACCCCGGTTACCTGGACTACGGTCGCATCGGCCCGGTCTCCAGGGCCGTCGTGGCCGAAACGCGCGGCCAGACCGAAATCCTCGCCAGGGCGCGGTTCGGCAGTCTGGGGCATTTCGGTGAGCAAGACCTGCGGATGCGTACCGCGGTGGCGGCCGTTCTCGGCTTCCGGACCGATCAGATCGTGTCGCAGCCGAACACCAGCATGGGCCTCATGCACGCCATGTTCGGTCTCACGGGTGACGTGCTGCTCTCGCCGGCGGACTTTCCCAGCGTGCCGTTCGCGGCCGTGCGCGCCGCCGAGGCGCTGCACGTGGCCACCCCGCTCTGGCTCACGGTGGACGGCGGCGAGAATAGCGCCGGAGCGGTCACGCCCGGCCAGGTGCGCGACCAGCTGACACCGGGCACCGCCGCGGTCGCCGTCAGCCTGGTCGACTCCCGCACGGGCTTCAGGGTCGACCTGGAGGGCATCCGGCAGGTGATCGGTGACCGGCTGCTCATCGTGGACGCGATTCAGGGTTTCGGGGTGGTCGACGCGGCCTACGAGGTCGCCGACGTTGTCGTCTCCGGCGGCCAGAAATGGGTCAGGGCCGGCTGGGGTACCGGTTTCCTCGCCCTGAGCGACCGCGCCGTCGAACGGCTCACCCCCGTCGTGTCCGGTTTCACCGGCACCGACGCGACCGAATCCTGGGATGAGGTGCTGCCGCCGGTGCGTGCGGCGTCGGCGTTCCGGGTCACCAACGGCGACGGCATCGCCCAGGCCGGGTTCGCGACGGCGCTGGAGGAGATCCAGGCCGTGGGGGTGGCCACGATCGAGGGCGCCGTTCAGGGCAACGTGGACCGGCTGATCAACCTGGCCGACGAATATGCCCTGCCGGTTGTCTCCTCCAGGGACGTACGGGAACGGGCCGGCCTGGTGGTGCTCGCGCCGCCCGCCGAGCGCCTCACCGCGCTGGGCGCGGCGTTGCACAACCACGGGGTCACCGTGACGACCAGGGGCGGCAGGGTGCGCCTCAGTGTGCACGCCCACCTCGCCGGCGACACCGTCGACATGCTGCGAGGCGCTCTGATGGCGTACTCCGCCGGCGCCACCTACTAG
- a CDS encoding isoprenyl transferase, with translation MRQSSLGRGLLYRIYQRRLRRGLTAAVLPKHVAMIIDGNRRWAKQLGYDSAAHGHRAGAAKMREFLEWCDDLGISVVTLYLLSADNLTQRPTEELDALFEIIADLAEDLSHYRDWKVQQVGSKKCLPGPLEGALAAAEARTHANRGLHVNLAVGYGGRTEITDAMRSIVSTHHAHGGTLEDLAETLTPELIGQHLYTGGQPDPDLVIRTSGEQRLSDFMLWQSAHSEFYFVEALGPDLRQVDFLRALRDFAKRHRRFGG, from the coding sequence ATGCGGCAATCCTCCCTCGGACGCGGACTCCTTTACCGGATCTACCAGCGTCGGCTGCGTCGCGGGCTGACCGCCGCGGTCCTGCCCAAGCACGTTGCCATGATCATCGACGGCAACCGCCGCTGGGCCAAGCAGCTCGGCTACGACTCCGCCGCGCACGGCCATCGGGCCGGGGCCGCGAAGATGCGCGAGTTCCTGGAATGGTGCGACGATCTCGGCATCTCCGTCGTCACGCTGTACCTGCTCTCCGCCGACAACCTCACCCAGCGGCCGACCGAGGAACTCGATGCCCTGTTCGAGATCATCGCTGACCTCGCCGAGGACCTCTCGCACTACCGGGACTGGAAGGTGCAGCAGGTCGGCTCCAAGAAGTGCCTTCCCGGCCCGCTCGAAGGCGCCCTGGCCGCCGCGGAGGCCCGCACCCACGCCAACCGCGGCCTGCACGTGAATCTCGCCGTCGGGTACGGCGGCCGCACCGAGATCACCGATGCGATGCGCAGCATCGTCTCCACCCACCACGCCCACGGCGGGACCCTCGAAGACCTCGCCGAGACCCTCACCCCTGAGCTGATCGGCCAGCACCTGTACACGGGCGGCCAGCCCGACCCGGACCTGGTCATCCGTACCTCGGGCGAGCAGCGGCTCAGTGACTTCATGCTCTGGCAGAGCGCGCACAGCGAGTTCTACTTCGTCGAGGCCCTCGGCCCCGACCTTCGCCAGGTCGACTTCCTGCGGGCCCTGCGCGACTTCGCCAAACGGCACCGCAGGTTCGGCGGGTGA
- a CDS encoding hemolysin III family protein yields the protein MASTDDIPNLPLLEDEIEHPLAEKPTWRGWIHAGTFPVTIVAGIVLLLAADGPAAKWSSAVFVASSMLLFGNSALYHRFNWQPRTRMVLKRIDHANIFLLIAGSYTPITVLALPPEKAVLLLSLVWGGAILGIAFRVFWINAPRWLYVPLYLALGWGALMFIVDFFQADALMMTLIMVGGLCYSVGAVVYGLKKPNPVPGVFGFHEIFHSLTVVAFLCHWVAILIIATHPLYP from the coding sequence ATGGCCTCCACGGACGACATCCCGAATCTCCCTCTTCTCGAAGACGAGATCGAGCATCCGCTTGCCGAAAAGCCAACCTGGCGGGGCTGGATCCACGCGGGTACGTTCCCGGTCACCATCGTCGCCGGCATCGTTCTCCTGCTCGCCGCCGACGGCCCGGCCGCGAAGTGGAGCTCGGCGGTCTTTGTGGCCAGTTCGATGCTCCTGTTCGGCAATTCGGCGTTGTACCACCGGTTCAACTGGCAGCCGCGCACCCGGATGGTGCTCAAACGCATCGACCACGCCAACATCTTCCTGCTGATCGCCGGCTCCTACACGCCCATCACGGTGCTGGCCCTCCCGCCGGAGAAGGCCGTGCTGCTGCTGTCGCTGGTCTGGGGCGGCGCCATCCTCGGCATCGCGTTCCGGGTGTTCTGGATCAACGCCCCGCGCTGGTTGTACGTGCCGCTCTACCTGGCGCTCGGCTGGGGCGCACTGATGTTCATCGTCGACTTCTTCCAGGCCGATGCCCTGATGATGACGCTGATCATGGTCGGCGGACTCTGCTACTCGGTCGGCGCCGTCGTCTACGGCCTCAAGAAGCCCAATCCGGTTCCCGGAGTCTTCGGATTCCACGAGATCTTCCACTCGCTCACCGTCGTGGCGTTCCTCTGCCACTGGGTCGCGATCCTGATCATCGCGACCCACCCGCTCTACCCGTAG
- the mca gene encoding mycothiol conjugate amidase Mca, which translates to MTLRLLAVHAHPDDESSKGAATYAYYRSLGAEVLIVSCTGGERGSILNEDLVDVAMAERDLSGLRRLEMAAAQQAMGIQHRWLGYQDSGMADDGGVPKNSFADIPLVYSAEPLVRIIREFRPQVLVTYDENGGYPHPDHIRSHEVSLEAFRAAADTERYPDAGAPWQIDKLYYDRIFNLERMDAMYLELSVAEPDSDLLEPLASARERMSDYPNLATTHVPIGDFLEVRDEALKAHASQVSPTSSFFFWPNDMVRKAWPYEDFQLVESKVDTVMPESDLFSGVRDDA; encoded by the coding sequence ATGACGCTGCGGCTCTTGGCAGTGCACGCCCATCCCGACGACGAGTCGAGCAAGGGCGCCGCTACGTACGCTTACTACCGAAGCCTGGGCGCGGAGGTGCTCATCGTGAGCTGCACCGGCGGTGAACGCGGCAGCATCCTCAACGAGGACCTGGTCGACGTGGCCATGGCCGAGCGCGACCTCTCGGGACTGCGCCGCCTGGAAATGGCGGCGGCGCAGCAGGCGATGGGCATCCAGCACCGCTGGCTGGGCTACCAGGATTCCGGCATGGCCGACGACGGCGGGGTGCCGAAGAACTCGTTCGCCGACATTCCCCTGGTGTACTCGGCCGAACCCCTGGTGCGCATCATCCGCGAGTTCCGCCCGCAGGTGCTCGTCACCTACGACGAGAACGGCGGCTACCCGCACCCCGACCACATCCGTTCCCACGAGGTCTCCCTCGAGGCGTTCCGGGCGGCGGCTGACACCGAGCGGTACCCGGATGCCGGCGCGCCGTGGCAGATCGACAAGCTGTACTACGACCGTATCTTCAACCTCGAACGCATGGACGCCATGTACCTCGAGCTGAGCGTCGCCGAACCGGACTCCGACCTTCTCGAGCCGCTCGCCAGCGCCAGGGAGCGGATGAGCGACTACCCCAACCTGGCGACCACGCACGTGCCGATCGGGGACTTCCTGGAGGTGCGTGATGAGGCCCTCAAGGCGCACGCCAGCCAGGTCTCACCCACGAGCAGCTTCTTCTTCTGGCCCAACGACATGGTCCGCAAAGCCTGGCCCTACGAGGACTTCCAGCTCGTCGAATCGAAAGTTGACACCGTCATGCCCGAATCCGACCTCTTCAGCGGCGTGCGGGACGACGCATGA
- a CDS encoding DUF4307 domain-containing protein — translation MAVSSNLDERYGRTSGSRMRDRRVLWIVAGAFALILTAWVVWAGLDGAGPAIEARDTRHQIIDENSISVTFEVSLPTDTASSCAVQALNESFTVVGWKVIDLPPSDDYTRSFTEIVKTTELSNTGLIYRCWLT, via the coding sequence GTGGCCGTGAGCAGCAACCTCGACGAACGCTATGGGCGAACCTCCGGCAGCAGGATGCGCGACCGCCGGGTGCTCTGGATCGTCGCGGGCGCCTTCGCCCTGATCCTCACCGCCTGGGTGGTCTGGGCGGGACTGGACGGCGCCGGCCCGGCGATCGAGGCCAGGGACACCCGGCACCAGATCATCGACGAGAACAGCATCAGTGTCACCTTCGAGGTGTCGCTGCCCACCGACACGGCCTCCAGCTGCGCCGTGCAGGCGCTCAACGAGTCCTTCACCGTGGTGGGCTGGAAGGTCATCGACCTGCCGCCGTCTGACGACTACACCCGCTCGTTCACCGAGATCGTGAAGACAACGGAGCTGAGCAACACCGGATTGATTTACCGCTGTTGGTTGACCTAG
- the greA gene encoding transcription elongation factor GreA produces the protein MTTETSVTWLTQEAYDRLALELDTLSTVARVDIANKIESARSEGDLKENAGYHAAKEEQGKMEARIRTLTLLLRTAEVGHAPESKGVVEPGTIITATIAGDQSRFLIGSREIAGDSDLDVYSEKSPLGEAIIGLKVGAKTSYETPNGKQIAVEIHLVETFTG, from the coding sequence ATGACAACCGAAACTTCGGTCACCTGGCTGACCCAGGAGGCCTATGACCGCCTCGCTCTGGAGTTGGACACTCTCAGCACCGTTGCTCGGGTGGACATCGCCAACAAGATCGAGTCGGCCCGGTCGGAGGGTGACCTCAAGGAGAACGCGGGTTACCACGCGGCCAAGGAGGAGCAGGGCAAGATGGAGGCCCGCATCCGCACCTTGACGTTGCTGCTGCGCACCGCCGAGGTGGGCCACGCCCCCGAGAGCAAGGGCGTCGTGGAGCCCGGCACGATCATCACCGCCACGATCGCCGGCGATCAAAGCCGGTTCCTGATCGGCAGCCGCGAGATCGCCGGCGACAGCGACCTGGACGTGTACAGCGAGAAGAGCCCCCTGGGTGAGGCCATCATCGGGCTGAAGGTCGGCGCGAAGACGAGCTACGAGACCCCCAACGGCAAGCAGATCGCCGTCGAGATCCACCTGGTGGAGACCTTCACCGGTTGA
- the ilvA gene encoding threonine ammonia-lyase: MTDSPAVLAPADLAGPTLADFETARTIVSRVADVTPMETSRYLSAILGAPVFLKCENLQRTGSYKIRGAYNRLSKLTDEEKARGVVAASAGNHAQGVAFAACELGIEATIFMPVGVALPKLQATRDYGAQVILRGHTVAEPLLAAAEYARETGAILIPPFDHPDVVAGAGTVGLEILDQVPELDTVIVPIGGGGLTAGMASVLKQYAASHNRRIRVIGVQSQNAAAYPPSLAAGEALAIDISPTMADGIAVAKPGLLNFAIIRDAVDEIVTVTEDDMARAMLVLLERAKLVVEPAGAVSVAAILAGKITATGNTVAMLSGGNIDPLLMQRVISHGLAASGRYLKLRIMLPDRPGQLARISELLAEARANVIEVLHTRHGVGLQISEVELDISVETRGPEHRQHVVDTLRAAGYDPRTD; the protein is encoded by the coding sequence ATGACTGACAGCCCCGCAGTTCTTGCCCCCGCAGATCTGGCCGGCCCCACCCTGGCCGACTTCGAGACGGCGCGCACCATCGTCTCCCGGGTGGCCGATGTGACCCCCATGGAGACCTCACGGTACCTGTCGGCGATTCTGGGCGCCCCGGTGTTCCTCAAATGCGAAAACCTGCAGCGCACCGGATCGTACAAGATCCGCGGCGCGTACAACCGGCTGTCCAAGCTCACCGACGAGGAGAAGGCCCGCGGCGTCGTCGCCGCGTCGGCCGGTAACCACGCGCAGGGCGTGGCCTTCGCCGCCTGCGAACTCGGCATCGAGGCGACCATCTTCATGCCCGTCGGTGTCGCCCTGCCCAAGCTGCAGGCCACCAGGGACTACGGCGCCCAGGTGATCCTCCGCGGGCACACCGTCGCGGAGCCGCTGCTGGCCGCCGCGGAGTACGCCCGCGAGACCGGCGCCATCCTGATCCCCCCGTTCGACCACCCGGATGTCGTCGCCGGCGCCGGCACCGTCGGCCTCGAGATCCTCGACCAGGTACCTGAGCTCGACACGGTGATCGTTCCGATCGGCGGCGGCGGGCTCACCGCCGGCATGGCCAGCGTGCTCAAGCAGTACGCGGCCAGCCACAACCGTCGGATCCGGGTCATCGGCGTGCAGTCGCAGAACGCGGCGGCGTACCCGCCCTCTCTCGCAGCCGGCGAGGCCCTCGCGATCGACATCAGCCCCACCATGGCCGACGGCATCGCCGTGGCCAAGCCGGGCCTGCTCAACTTCGCGATCATCCGCGACGCCGTCGACGAGATCGTCACGGTCACCGAGGACGACATGGCCAGGGCCATGCTGGTGCTCCTCGAACGGGCCAAGCTCGTTGTCGAACCGGCCGGCGCCGTCTCCGTCGCGGCCATCCTGGCGGGCAAGATCACCGCGACGGGCAACACCGTGGCCATGCTCTCCGGGGGCAACATCGACCCGCTGCTCATGCAGCGCGTGATCAGCCACGGCCTGGCCGCATCCGGCCGGTACCTCAAGCTGCGGATCATGCTGCCCGACCGGCCGGGACAGCTCGCCCGGATCTCCGAGTTGCTCGCCGAGGCGCGCGCCAACGTCATCGAGGTGCTGCACACCCGGCACGGCGTGGGTCTGCAGATCAGCGAGGTCGAGCTTGATATCAGTGTCGAGACCCGCGGGCCGGAGCACCGCCAGCACGTCGTCGACACCCTGCGCGCCGCCGGGTACGACCCGCGCACCGACTAG
- a CDS encoding AI-2E family transporter, translating to MSTSTGRSGWFGRRRRGRTEPPAPAAPSAPSAQPITAVVSPIPAEPNGVDENIPAGIRLAGAWAWRLLVIAAAIAVVLFLVVQLRFIVIPLLVAVLVSALLVPLVGFLTRHRWPKGLAVALALVGTLAVIAGLVTLAVTQIAAASVGLSSRFAASYANLTELLAASPLQLSNAEINGYLGQAVDALQNDSQIFITGALSLGSSLGHLATGALLTLFSLLFILIDGAGIWNWIVKIFPRRARPAIAGAGMAGWRTLGNFARVQILVATIDAIGIGAGAAILGVPMAIPIGVLVFLGSFIPIVGAVATGAVAVLIALIFNDWFVALLMLGVVLLVQQIEGHVLQPLIMGTAVKVHPLGVVLVVAAGALLAGIPGALFAVPVAAVLNVMISYIHSGAWRGGVPPAGAVPGSILWQTIPQRPGFRQARTAPVTIATSQSTAE from the coding sequence GTGAGCACATCCACGGGAAGATCCGGCTGGTTCGGCCGCCGGCGTAGAGGCCGTACGGAGCCCCCGGCACCCGCGGCGCCCTCGGCACCCTCGGCACAGCCGATCACGGCGGTCGTGTCGCCCATCCCGGCCGAGCCGAACGGGGTGGACGAGAACATCCCTGCGGGCATCCGCCTGGCCGGCGCCTGGGCGTGGCGGCTGCTGGTGATCGCGGCGGCCATCGCGGTGGTGTTGTTCCTGGTGGTGCAGTTGCGCTTCATCGTGATTCCGCTGCTGGTGGCGGTGCTGGTGTCCGCCCTGCTGGTGCCCCTGGTCGGTTTCCTCACCCGGCACCGTTGGCCAAAGGGCCTCGCCGTGGCCCTGGCGCTGGTGGGCACCCTCGCGGTGATCGCCGGCCTGGTCACGCTGGCCGTCACCCAGATCGCGGCCGCTTCGGTGGGGCTGAGCTCCCGGTTTGCCGCCTCGTACGCGAACCTCACGGAGCTCTTGGCCGCGTCGCCGCTGCAGTTGAGCAACGCCGAGATCAACGGCTACCTCGGCCAGGCGGTCGACGCCCTCCAGAACGACAGTCAGATCTTCATCACCGGTGCGCTGTCGTTGGGCTCGTCGCTGGGGCACCTGGCCACCGGTGCGCTGCTGACCCTGTTCAGCCTGCTGTTCATCCTCATCGACGGTGCCGGTATCTGGAACTGGATCGTCAAGATCTTCCCCCGCCGGGCCCGGCCGGCCATCGCCGGCGCCGGCATGGCCGGGTGGCGGACCCTGGGCAACTTCGCCAGGGTGCAGATCCTGGTCGCCACGATCGACGCCATCGGTATCGGCGCCGGTGCCGCGATCCTCGGTGTGCCGATGGCCATCCCGATCGGCGTGCTGGTCTTCCTGGGCTCGTTCATCCCGATCGTGGGAGCCGTGGCCACCGGCGCGGTGGCCGTGCTCATCGCGCTCATTTTCAACGACTGGTTCGTGGCCCTGCTGATGCTCGGCGTCGTGCTCCTGGTGCAGCAGATCGAGGGTCACGTGCTGCAGCCGCTGATCATGGGCACCGCCGTCAAGGTGCATCCTCTCGGCGTGGTGCTCGTCGTCGCGGCCGGTGCTCTTCTGGCCGGCATCCCCGGCGCCCTGTTCGCGGTTCCCGTCGCGGCCGTGCTGAACGTTATGATCAGCTACATCCACAGCGGTGCCTGGCGCGGGGGAGTGCCACCGGCGGGCGCTGTGCCCGGCTCCATCCTGTGGCAGACCATTCCGCAACGGCCGGGGTTCCGGCAGGCGCGGACCGCCCCGGTCACGATCGCAACATCCCAGAGCACAGCAGAATAA
- a CDS encoding ABC transporter ATP-binding protein, with the protein MSQATTQRAETRTGAVVEFAGVAKRYGTHLALAEFDLTLRAGELVALLGPSGSGKTTALRVLAGLESCDDGGIRINGDDVSALPTSRRDMGMVFQSYSLFPHLSAGENVEFGLRMRRVPAPERRERAAAALALVGLDAHYGRFAHELSGGQQQRVALARALVTQPRVLLLDEPLSALDAKVRVQLRDEIRRIQTDLGITTLFVTHDQDEALAVADRVAVMRDGRIEQVGTPEELYTRPATPFIADFVGLSNRLPGVVRHGFAEVHGVKLPLLDPSHPDGAVLVFVRQEDLTLAPAGPSGVGATDLSAAGRSLAGTVLISSFLGSLRRTSVRLAQGGTVVVQHDVRDRLQVGDAVVVRFRGAPVPVHAAS; encoded by the coding sequence ATGAGCCAGGCGACAACGCAGCGTGCAGAGACCAGGACCGGCGCCGTCGTCGAATTCGCCGGGGTGGCCAAGCGCTACGGCACTCATCTGGCGCTGGCCGAATTCGACCTCACCCTGCGGGCCGGCGAACTCGTGGCCCTGCTCGGCCCCAGCGGCAGCGGCAAGACCACGGCACTGCGGGTGTTGGCGGGACTGGAGAGCTGCGACGACGGGGGCATCCGGATCAACGGCGACGACGTCTCCGCTCTGCCGACCAGCCGCCGGGACATGGGCATGGTGTTCCAGTCCTATTCGCTGTTCCCGCACCTGAGTGCCGGCGAGAACGTCGAATTCGGGTTGCGGATGCGCCGGGTGCCGGCCCCCGAACGGCGCGAGCGGGCGGCGGCCGCGCTGGCGCTGGTGGGCCTGGACGCCCACTACGGCCGGTTCGCGCACGAGCTCTCCGGCGGCCAGCAGCAGCGGGTGGCCCTGGCCAGGGCGCTGGTCACCCAGCCCAGGGTGCTGCTCCTGGACGAACCGCTCTCGGCGCTCGACGCGAAGGTGCGGGTGCAACTGCGCGACGAGATCCGGCGGATCCAGACCGACCTGGGCATCACGACCCTGTTCGTCACCCACGACCAGGACGAGGCCCTCGCCGTGGCCGACCGGGTGGCGGTCATGCGGGACGGCCGGATCGAACAGGTGGGCACGCCTGAGGAGCTCTACACCCGGCCGGCGACCCCGTTCATCGCCGACTTCGTGGGGCTGAGCAATCGGTTGCCGGGCGTGGTGCGGCACGGTTTTGCCGAGGTGCACGGTGTGAAGCTGCCGCTGCTCGATCCGTCGCATCCGGATGGCGCGGTGCTGGTCTTCGTGCGCCAGGAGGACCTGACGCTGGCCCCGGCCGGGCCGAGCGGCGTGGGTGCTACGGACCTGAGCGCGGCCGGCAGGAGCCTGGCCGGCACGGTGCTGATCTCCAGTTTCCTCGGGTCGCTGCGCCGCACGAGCGTGCGGCTCGCGCAGGGCGGCACCGTCGTTGTGCAGCACGACGTACGCGACCGCCTGCAGGTGGGCGACGCCGTTGTGGTGCGCTTCCGCGGCGCACCGGTACCGGTTCACGCAGCGTCTTAG
- a CDS encoding ABC transporter permease, with product MSGGLRSTGVVAHAPSRLVRGLILGVVGLVFVVPVLAMVEFTLRRGLVGGYDLHRWTELFQGGLTGEYKPVLVALGNSVGLALGTVAIMLLLLVPTMLLVHIRFPRLRRTLEIICILPISIPAIVLVVGLAPVFSVVARLVGSGVWTLALAYGITVLPFAYRAIQANLDGVDVRTLSEAARTLGAGWGSVLLRVLVPNLRRGILAGAFIAVAVVLGEFTIASLLNRVNLQTALVVVSKDDPYTAVILSLIALLVAFALLMAIGRLGAPRRTRTRRAVTASSPQTATPNPTGDRP from the coding sequence ATGAGCGGCGGGCTCCGCAGCACGGGCGTCGTCGCCCACGCTCCCAGCAGGCTTGTCCGCGGTCTGATCCTCGGCGTCGTCGGGCTGGTCTTCGTCGTGCCGGTGCTGGCCATGGTCGAGTTCACCCTGCGACGAGGACTCGTCGGCGGCTACGACCTGCACCGCTGGACCGAGCTGTTCCAGGGTGGCCTCACCGGTGAATACAAGCCCGTGCTGGTGGCGCTGGGCAACTCGGTGGGCCTGGCGCTCGGCACCGTCGCCATCATGCTGCTGCTGCTGGTGCCGACCATGCTGCTCGTGCACATCCGGTTCCCGAGGCTGCGCCGGACGCTGGAGATCATCTGCATCCTGCCGATCTCGATTCCCGCCATCGTGCTCGTGGTGGGCCTGGCGCCGGTGTTCTCCGTCGTGGCCCGACTCGTGGGCAGCGGCGTCTGGACCCTGGCGCTCGCCTACGGCATCACCGTGCTGCCGTTCGCCTACCGTGCCATCCAGGCCAACCTCGACGGCGTCGACGTGCGCACCCTCAGCGAGGCGGCCCGCACCCTCGGCGCCGGCTGGGGCAGCGTGCTGCTGCGGGTGTTGGTGCCGAACCTGCGCCGGGGCATCCTCGCCGGAGCGTTCATCGCCGTGGCCGTGGTGCTGGGCGAATTCACCATCGCCTCGCTGCTCAACCGGGTGAACCTGCAGACCGCACTGGTCGTGGTGAGCAAGGACGACCCGTACACCGCGGTGATCCTCTCGCTGATCGCCCTGCTCGTGGCCTTCGCCCTGCTGATGGCCATCGGCAGGCTCGGCGCCCCGCGCCGCACCCGCACACGGCGCGCGGTCACCGCGTCATCACCCCAGACCGCGACCCCGAACCCGACCGGAGACCGACCATGA